The Coffea arabica cultivar ET-39 chromosome 6e, Coffea Arabica ET-39 HiFi, whole genome shotgun sequence genome contains the following window.
TTTGTTGGTTAGCCCTCCGCTTTCTGCATTCCTGAATGAAGTTTTCATCAAATTGGATGACGTTTGGGGTACTTTTTTAGACTTCTACATATTTTTGTACATTGCCATCTGATTGATTAGTTCTTAACTGACATGATATCCAATTCTGCTACTACTTAGGTCTTTTGGGTACGGCAGCATTTGCATTCTTCTGCTTCTATCTACTACTTGCAGTGATTGCTGGTGCCATGATGCTTGGCCTGAGATTAGTTTTTATTACAATTCATCCTATGAAGTAACGACTTTTGGCATCTCAAATCTTTTTTTCCCAGCAATTTTATCCATTGCTCCCCTACCCCTTTCCTCCAGAGCTGGTTTCCTGCAGCTCATGATGGTTGCTCCAAATCTCTACAGGTGgggagctacactcatgaactCGTTTCTTTTCAATGTTGGCCTCATCCTCCTTTGCTCTATCAGGTTTGCACTGTTCTCTTTTTATGCTTCAATGCCATGTGCTCATGGAGATCAGTAAGAATAGGTAATGATAGAATAATGAGGAGTGGCACCTGCAGCTTCTAATGTCTGATTCGGAATTTGGTTGTAACTACTTTGGTCGTCATTATTGCAGTGTAATTCAGTTCTGTGCGACTGCATTTGCATACTATGCTCAAGCTACTGCAGCTCAAGAAATATTTGGTCACACATTGCAATCACTTCGGGGAATTAAATATCTATACAAGTTGGTTCCAGCTGCCTTTCTATTCTTGcaattaattatattttatatatttccgAAGCTGTTAATCACGTCTATACTTGTGCAGGTACAACGTTTTTCAAATTGCATTCATTGTTCTAGCTGGGCTGACCTTTGTGTACTACTTAGCTTTTGTAAGTGCCCTTCCTtttctctcctacattcttgGCTTTTGAAGGCTGCACCTTGAACGTAATTCTGCATGCTTTTGTACCTGGCCAGGGTTGGAGAAGAAAGAGGCCCAGTGGCAGGTTCCAGCTGTCGTCTTAAATTATTCATTTCCTCAAAGTGCATGCTTCCAACAATGGACCTTTTGGAGCTTGAGTTTGGACATTGTAAGAGCAGTTTGATATTCGGATATGCACGTGTCGTTTTGTTTCATCTCTTCTTCCTGAGCAGACGGGCATCATCCATGGTCGAATTTGGTTGCTGTAGCGATACTGCTGCTTGACTGGTTTTTCACTTTTTGTATGTATATTGTTGGTTTGATTAAGTTACACACTAGCTTGTGTAGTTTGTTGCGGGTGGGGGGCTGCTTACAGTTATACATGATGTATCATATGGTCAACGAGAACGAATCATTTGTAGTCAACACTAATCAGATTGTCACGTCTTTTTCGTTTCCTCTTCGACCTCAAGTAACAGATGCTTTGATGGATTAAACATTATATGTTGTAAAGCCTGCAAACGAGGTCGGATGCTTTTAATTTGGATAGTTTGATTCTGCGACTTTAGATTTTCGATTGAATTGAAATTTTACGGTTCTGTGATTTATTTTACATGTTGAGATGAAGTTCAAATCACTTCGATAGCAATTCAATGCACCTCACGGCAACTCCCTCCAAAGAAAACTCAAAATATTCATCATGTTACTGAAAGTAGACTAAAGCACAAGTGCGTTTCATTCTTAGTGGATTCTAAATGATGAATGCAAGCTTTCACTGTTAGGCAAAAGTATAATTGGGAAGTGCGACTACAAATTGTTCGTCTGAATTCATGGCAGTGTGGAAAGGTTTCGTGTGATTTGGGACGAGCTGACAACTTTAGGATGCAATTTGTTTGGAGTAAAAGTTCTGACGTTCATAGTCGATAAATTTGCCGTGAAAACTACACGTTAAAAAGTCGAGTAATTGAACACATTTTGACATAGATAAAGAATCTATAACCATTCAGAGATTAATATTGCTTGCCCTTTGAAATGAATGGAATAGAATCTATATACCATCCAGGAATAGATATTACCTGCATCCATGGTTTGCGGATGCTCCAGAAAAGGATCTGATAATCTGCTCCAGTTCTCTTTTGGCAGATATGGCAAGCAAGAAGTGATTTTGTCATTGGAAGATTATAGGGTGGATCATTCCCAGATGGCAAAAGTTAATTGGTTTTCTGTTGAGTCAATTGATCATTCGAGACTTCCAAGTAGAATATAATACAACCAAAGGGTTGACATAAATGGCAGAAAATGATACAAAACAATCCTGTCTCAAGGCTTTCATGGCAGAGGGTTGAACAGGGAACCAACAGACTACTTTATCCTTACTCCCACTGGATCTGCCAGTGAAGGTTGAGGTCAGCAACATTCTTCGTGTCACCACCTGGACCAATGACATCATAAGGTGAGTCCTCAGAAAATTCAGTTGGCAATGACTTCCAGTGCAGACATGGCTCCCATTCAGCCTCTTTGAGAACCTTCAATATCTCCTTCACCACAATCTTGCTTGCTTCAGACGACAGATGAATTCCATCCCTGCAGAAAGGAACGGAATTAAGTCAACAAAACAAGCATCTCAATTTGAAAAGCAGCTCTAGTGAAACTCCCTTGACACAGTTTTTCACCTGAATTCTAGCAATACCTATATGCTTTTCTCTCTGGCTTTCGTTGTTGGTGATCCTATTACTTTCTACCAGCCAAACCAGTTGCATCAGCATGTAAATCTTCAGATAATGTTTGTTACCACGAAAAAGCATGGGAAAGTGAAGGAAAGTCAGTTATTTTTTCCCCCAAGCATGTTTGGATGGcaaaaatgtttaaaaattatcttGCACTTGACTGCATTTTGTGCCTTGTAAAATTTGTAGGATTTTGAAGTAAAATAGCTGGTTACCAGCAAAAGTTGCAATAACTGCTACTAACTCTCACTAACTCCCTATATTCTCTCAATATTTTTCTTAGTAACCAAATGTGTATGGGAAACtcatttacattttcttttacctcactttttttttcacttcactttCCCATACAATTTTCTATTCAAACGGAGAAGCAGACATCAGGAGAGAATACATCTATCATCAAACTTATGGACATGACCCTTTTTTCAGTTTTAACATATGTGTTCATGAGTTACTACCATTATAATTTCACTCTTCTTGGTGGTAGAGATAGGTCCATAATCCTTACGGCACAATTTTACGAAACATGATGCATTGAATAGAAAAACAGAGAATTGATGAGAGAAATGCTATACATAACCAAAGTCTTTATCAGGCTGAGGACTGATTTAAAAAGCATGATCTGGAGCTTGACCACATGAAAAGCTTGATTAGAAAAAACGACAGAAGGACCAAGAATTCACGCAGAGACGCATACTTACACAAAACAGACATCCAGCCAATTATCCCTCTGTTGAAGTGCAGTCCAGAGATCAACAACCTTAATATCCAACTCTCGACACAATTTTATGCAGGCTTCTGAATATATTTGGCAGGATTCATTTGTTCGACAAAGCTGATCACATGTTCGACTAAGGAAAACCATTCAAACACTTCAAATTGATAATGTTCCTCATAAACCACTAAAATTCACTGAAAATTAACATTTCCTTACccaaaaaattcacaaatttgAGCCTCATTCACAGGAGGGGTGCTAAGGAAGAGTACACGAGTCTTGTCTGAAAGAGACTGCCAAAGGAACATTAGTCAGTCGGAAAGCcagaaaataattgaaaagTTAAAGGAGGCCCAGAATAATTGGATTTGTTCTTGAGGTTCACGTTCACAGAACTAGAtgcaaatacaagataaagcaAGCGCTCTGAAACACGGAAGGGAGTGTAGTAGGGCAGAACAAACAGCTGCCATTAACATACGTTACCAGTGATTGACAATTCAGGTATCAGGTCAGTCCAATGCAAAATAAGTATTTAAAACAGCTTTCTCCAAAAAAAGTCACCTTAAGATGAAAGGCAATTTTCTTCATATTCTCCACATATTCTGCAAGAGGAACATGAGGTCCTTGACCACTTGGGTCAGGTCTCATTGAATCATTACCGCCAAAATAAACTATAACTAGAGAAGGCTGCACGGCTGCATGCTACAGGAAAACAACTTCAAGGATAAGTTTACTGAAAGGTGAAATAGTTCTTGAATATGTTGACGAGGAACATTGGATTCTGATGAAATACTAAAGAGAATGTACCTTGGGGAAAACTTGTTCCAGGACTTGAAGAGCACCCCGTGAGTTCCAACCAGCATATCCTCTCAATAATATATCAGCCTGCCCCACCAGTTTACACAGAGAGAAAATGTAGGTCAAAAGAAATTGGCAAGGAGATAACTCAGCTATAGCATCATGAACAACGTTAGTCAACAACCATGGTACACAAATATTTGCTAGGCTCTCTCTGTAGCTACCTAGCTGAAAGTGGAATGAAATTATGTGCAAATTCCTAGTTCCTGGGGAAATTAGTCAAAGGGGTATCATTGTACAAGGTCCCTTTTAGGCTTTTACTCAAGCAAATAATTTTTGTCTCAATATCTCTCACTCTTTATACCTGTAATTATTCAGTCAAACAGATAAGGGGGCCTAATCTGATGATAACTAACGCGGAAAACTAAGACCAATGGTATTACTAGGCGGAAATATTCGTAAACTGCAAGTGCATACATGTCCAAGGGAGGAAGGCACGCGGCACCCAGCACTAAAAAGTCATCGTCTTAGGGTGGAAACTGGAAAGTAGCGACCAAATCGGCGTTGAAATGACGCTCGTACAGATATGCTAACAAGAAAGCTAAATCCTCAAAAATGATAATTTATGTTTACCGTTTACAGGGTAGAAGAAAACAACAGAAATATGTTTCTAAGTTTCTAACAGGGGTATCGTCGTGCAGATTTGGCCTGACCTTGACTTGGAATTGAAATCGCGAAAGCAAAACGTTAACCCGTCAAATTACTAAAGAccaggaaaaacaaaaatcaagaaatcttgCACGATTAGAGGCGCCCACCaggaaggaaaacaaaacaattgCTCCAAAACGGGGGACAGACGGAGAAGAAGAGGGATGTACCTTGCGAGCATAGATGTCAGTGAGGATTGCACCAAAACCGTCTTGGCTGTAAGCAAACTGTACGATGGATGAGCCAAACAGAACGAACTGGGGGCGTTCAGGTCCTACCATTTTCCAAATTCCGACCGGCAAAGACCAATGATATATACAATTTCTGGTTACGGTAGTTACCGGAGCTGGTTAAGCAATTGTGAGTTGGTTAAGTTGTATGAGCTGTcaattagttagttagttaaaGGAGCTAAACCGACTTAATGGTAGCTTAAAACAGAAGCAGTAAGGAGAGTGAATTCATTCTGGATTGTAACAAGAAAATTCTTTCAATTGTACATCTCTCTGATCTCTTCCATCAATACAATAGCATCTTGAACTTTCGAATTGCTGCTCCATTTCTCCTGCAATTCCTAAGCTAAGGTTTTCTGGTCTTCACTGCCTTCCGTATCAACCAACCCGGCCCCATCTGTTGTTTACACCTTTACCTCCTCGGCCTATTACTGCTTCTACTGTTCTACGACAGCACGAGAtcgggtctttttttttttggtagtgaTTAATGATTGGTGGTTTGAAAGGTGAAATGCATGTGATTGAAAACTGTgcttaaaaattatttaaaaaaaattccaaatgcCGCTAAATCCATATGCCCTTTTCTGTTTTACTACAAATAGATTCTTTTGGTTTAAGAAAAAGAATGGTTGAGGGATTTTGACAGAAGATTGAACTTTGAAGGCGATCCTGCTAGTCCCCGTAGAATGCTAAAGATCTATCACTAATTGATCATTGGCTTCCCAGCTCAACCTTTAATAACTAATATGTAAACCTCATATTCTACCCTTTCATTTACCTGTCCGTTTTGGTTGTTATCGTCATCACCCTTTTTGGTAATACGTTGAGATGTTTCCAAACTACGCACAATGCACTTATTACATGAACGATTCTAAGACCATAAGTGGCTTTTTTATGTAAACAAATAACAAGAACCAGCCCGTTGGGGATCAATGGCGCGATTGCTATCCTATGTTTTTAGACTCGGATCGGGTATTGACTCGGTCGAGCTCAGGAATCACGAATCAATGGATTCGATCGAGTTGaatcggatgacgtcataaataaaaattaaaatattttatgtGAGATACCTAAAagcatgttaatattaataaaggtatattcagatatatttgatatttcaaatatatttaacaagaaaatacaaaaaaaattagaacgatcaagtagcaatttatattatttaggacaacatttataaagtatgaagtATTTGAgatacattaataattttttacaaCTTAGGGGTCAAAATATAATATTGAAAATGCTTTGAccttttaacaaaaaaaaaaagaagagaaatatcatcatttttaagggtaaaaagGGAAATGCCTTGACCCACCataatcattttttaagggtaaaaagATTAAAGTTAAAGTAACAATTCTTATCTAAATCCATTTATAAATGGTTTTGGATCTACCAAAAAATATTTATACGGACACCAATGGTTGTTCAAGTTAAACCACATAAAAGACAAACTACAGATTATCATCCTCACTGTTCTTGCATAAGCTGTTTATTCCCCATCGTCGTACCTTTATGCGTTTCAGGTGTTCGCATGTTCTGGCCACGGATATGCACTTATTCGCCTCTCTAATTCAAGCAATTTTTCTATTCTAGTTTTGTGTTGAGATTGAGGATTTAATGTTCTTCAAGTGTTAATAGAAGGGCAGTAGTAGAAtattttgttccttttcttttggttaaCAATTGGTGGTCGGTTGAGGAGAATGCTCAAGTTGGTCTCAAATTGAAACTTTCTGGTGAGCTTCTTTAAAGTTTTAAGATGGAAATCGGCTCCAAAACATTGAGACAAGACTGGCACCATGAATTTCGACCGTCTTTTTTTGGTGGCTGAGTACAGGCGTAACACAGTTACGCGGCGGCGATGGTGTTTCATTTGCCTCGAGAATGAAAGAGGAGAAGAAACGAAGGAAAAGAATTACTAAGaagaattaagaaaaaaaaaaccatttacTAAATTATCCATTTATGTCTGGTCCATGTATAACCATTTACTATTAGATTGGATCAATTTGATCCACGATCAATTTAGTTAGAATTACGACGATTTAAGTATTCATTTTATCACCTCTAGTTCACTCAATTTCTATTCATTTTAGTTCCTAATAAAGTTAGATCTGATTCGaacaatatttatttattttttctaaaaaaattagaTGAGAATcaattcatatttttgtcaTTAAAAAAGCGAGATTTGAAAAGTGCTTGaatataaaacataaaagtgcTTAAATATTTAATATGCGTTTTTATACATAACACATGTTTTATGCATCCAAATCGTATACTTAAAGGTACTTAAATATTTAATACATATTTTAATTAAAAGTTTTATTAAGTAAAGCATTTTTTAATAACATGGAATAAGATGCAGTTCCATACTTACCCCATGCCACAGTAAAAAGTGCTTAAACGAAGGAAAaacttgttccttttttttttttttttttttttttaattttagttagTCGATaggatataaaataaaaaaggggaaaaaacttGTTCCAGTTTTTTGCACTCAGTATTTAGCGCTTCCCTTTGGTGAAAACTAACGAGAAATAGCCAAGAGCAGTAGGTCATCGTCGGCGCCGCTCTGTAGTAGTATTGGCATCTTCTTCAGCCCGCTTGTCGCAGTTCTCACAAAACTAGTCGCAGTAGCCTGGAAAAGAAATGGATATTGCTTTATTTTCTCCGGCTTCTCTTTTCGCTGATCCCGACGGCGATTCCAATGGTCATCTCCTTTTCTATCTCATATTATTCTCTATTTCTTTCGATGTATCTCATGCCCACTTGCCCTTCTGTGTTTTCTTCTCGTTATTTTGCGTGTTAATTAAAATTCTGTTATTATTTGTCAGATGAGGAAACTAAAGAATCCCATCAAAATTTCGTGGAGAGAAAGCACCAATTCCCTGGAATGGTCAGCATTTCAATCTAACTagtgttattttctttttcttttaagtaACATTTATTGTTTGTAAAATACTCTACCCAACAATTAGCAGGAAAAGAACAAATAACGACTAAATATTAGTTGGATTTATAGAGGCGCTACTCTCTGACCTTATTGTTTTGGGCTTGTAGTTATTATTGGGTAGAGCAACTTCCTAGAATGATGTGAGCTACAGTGGCTATTTGTTGCAGCCGTACACTAGTCTTACCTTTGGACCTTTCCTTTTTCGGGGGGGAGGGGGGCGGGGGTTCTGCAGGAATTGATCATTCGGGAGTTTTCGTTTCACCAGCTGAATGCTAATTTGTTGTGGCCTGGAACGTTTGCATTTGCAGAATGGTTAGTTCAGAACAGATCATGGATGGCAGGACGGCGTGTAATTGAGCTGGGAAGGTATACCTTGTTTGTGgttcttgtgtttaaacaactgCACTGCATCTTTTAGCCCTATGGAAGTTTATGATTAGGAACCTGAAAAGCTGCATTCCCACTGCATATATTGATAAACTATCCTGCATATATTGATAATCAGCATTCCCACTGCACGTATTGATGATAAGCAAATATCATCCAATTGAAAAAGATTAGAGGATCAGGTCAGCTATAGATGTTAAATGATTTAGCCTGTGCTGGGGCAAGATATAGTATGGATGTACATGTAGGGACTAACCTTACGtttacagaatttttttttaatgagttGCGAAATTGTAGACTTGTAATTTACATAAGGATCTTAGTAGAAATTTTACTACATTTTGTCAATAGAGACCAATACCATTTCTAAAGTTTACATACTCCTTAAATCCGCCCTAACTAATTAATTTGGATGCAAATGATATACTGAAGAAGATGCTTCAGAGAGTAAATTCAACTTAATTTAAATTTGTAGCAAAACTTGAATAATTTGAGAGAATGTGGATCTTGCTTTAGTGAAATAAGTACTTGTGATAGATTAAAGCATGCTAGAGGAGCTAGATGTTAGAATAAATTATCAACTAAGTCAATCACATGAATTATAACAATTTTTacttagggtgcgtttgataaaagtAAAATCTGAAGTCTAAATTCATTAaggtattgaattgttaagtattaaattaaatagatTTGAGTATACATCACATTCAATGATAAGTtaatagcttatcacttatttttgagaataagttttgtctagaaaattcagtgccacttaattaattcagatgttcaattttggttGTCAAACGCGTCTAACATATtaaaatctgaatctattaaatttaagtgtcaaattgggttatcaaacaagATCTTAGTTTGTTGAAGAATCGCAGAGTTGAACTCTCTCCAAGTTGGCTTGCGAATACTCCCAGACTCTTATCTTTagggggaaaaatgaaaatttggtggacaaaattgttaaaaaatgtCTCCTCATCGTGCTGATGTAAAAGACGCAGGATAATCAGCAAATTAATGTAACACATAATCTGTAGATTTGCAGCTTCTATCCACCTAGGTTTATTGCCTGATGCAATTGCTATCTAGAGAAGCCTAGGGCTTGTCTCCCCTTGTTATGATGATCTGGACTTTTCATCTACTGTTGGCAGCTCCGTTTCCACCTTTTCAAACTTGTGGGGAGTTTGGAGGTGTTGCTGATGTTTGTTTCGTTGCTTCATCACAGTGGAACCGGAGCCTTGGCAATCTTCTTGCATAAATCATTTAACCTCGATATTACAACGTCAGATTATGATGATCCTGATATTGAGGACAACATAGCTCATAATTGCAGATTCAATGGGATTATTCCTGTACTTCCTCACATAAAGCGTTAGTCCTTCTTTATCACTTGTTACTATTGCAATGAAGCCATTTTTCGGGGAAATTTCTATAAGCCCTCAATCTGTTGTACTCGCAATTGACAAATCATTTTACTGGATTTCAGAACCAATTATCTACTTGTCTTTTCAGATTCATGGGGTGAAATTTTCCCCATAACCAATCCAGACTGGAACCTGGTAATTGCTAGTGATATCTTATTGTGTGAGTGCCTAATACCATAATGACTTTTCGAAGTAACTTGATTTTTTGGATATTCTTCGATCATCTCTATAATTTTTTGGGTTGTGTTTATCTTTCATCTTCTTGCTATTTGACTACTTGTGGAGCATTCTTAGTGGTCTAATATGGAGTTGATGGTTTGCTGATTTTTAGATGTGAAGCAATATCCAAACTTAATAAAAACTCTCTCCTTCCTTTTGAAATCCTACAAGCCACAAGCTAGTGAAGAAGTTTCTCAAAAAAGTCAATCAAATGGTAGTATTTATTCCTGGTTATTACTGAATTATAAATCCTAGACGCCAGTTAACCTAAACTAGTTGATGTTCTGTGGTTTGCACCTCAGATGCATGCCTGCTCCCCCGACCTGCATTTTTTATGAGCTGGAGGCGCAGAATTCGGAAGGAGGACGAGTCACTCTTCTTCAATGGATGTGATGAAGCTGGTCTTGAAGTACAGCATCTAGGAACCCGCGTGTACTGCATTGTACCTAGAGAAGTAAACTGTTGAGGAAATTGCTGAAACACAGGTAAGTTACTCTTCATGGAAAATAGACACCGTCAAATTTGAAAGAAGATTTCTTTGTCAAGGTTTGTTCATCTAGGTACTTCTTCCAAAAGCTTTTAGATTTTCCCTACCATTTCTCTGGGTTTTATTACCTTAGCACGGGGCAGATTGAATAGTTCCTTTGAATTCATGAAGGGTTTGTATTATCAATAGTTCTCCAAGGCCTCCTCCTGGGCAATCGCTTACATGTTCTCTCTTGGGCTGCAAACTGCAAGCAAGTCTGGGGCAA
Protein-coding sequences here:
- the LOC113694490 gene encoding GDSL esterase/lipase WDL1-like, whose translation is MVGPERPQFVLFGSSIVQFAYSQDGFGAILTDIYARKADILLRGYAGWNSRGALQVLEQVFPKHAAVQPSLVIVYFGGNDSMRPDPSGQGPHVPLAEYVENMKKIAFHLKSLSDKTRVLFLSTPPVNEAQICEFFGRTCDQLCRTNESCQIYSEACIKLCRELDIKVVDLWTALQQRDNWLDVCFVDGIHLSSEASKIVVKEILKVLKEAEWEPCLHWKSLPTEFSEDSPYDVIGPGGDTKNVADLNLHWQIQWE
- the LOC113694789 gene encoding protein N-terminal and lysine N-methyltransferase efm7-like isoform X4, with the protein product MDIALFSPASLFADPDGDSNDEETKESHQNFVERKHQFPGMELIIREFSFHQLNANLLWPGTFAFAEWLVQNRSWMAGRRVIELGSGTGALAIFLHKSFNLDITTSDYDDPDIEDNIAHNCRFNGIIPVLPHIKHSWGEIFPITNPDWNLVIASDILLYACLLPRPAFFMSWRRRIRKEDESLFFNGCDEAGLEVQHLGTRVYCIVPREVNC
- the LOC113694789 gene encoding uncharacterized protein isoform X3 yields the protein MDIALFSPASLFADPDGDSNDEETKESHQNFVERKHQFPGMELIIREFSFHQLNANLLWPGTFAFAEWLVQNRSWMAGRRVIELGSGTGALAIFLHKSFNLDITTSDYDDPDIEDNIAHNCRFNGIIPVLPHIKHVKQYPNLIKTLSFLLKSYKPQASEEVSQKSQSNDACLLPRPAFFMSWRRRIRKEDESLFFNGCDEAGLEVQHLGTRVYCIVPREVNC
- the LOC113694789 gene encoding uncharacterized protein isoform X1, with protein sequence MDIALFSPASLFADPDGDSNDEETKESHQNFVERKHQFPGMELIIREFSFHQLNANLLWPGTFAFAEWLVQNRSWMAGRRVIELGSGTGALAIFLHKSFNLDITTSDYDDPDIEDNIAHNCRFNGIIPVLPHIKHSWGEIFPITNPDWNLVIASDILLYVKQYPNLIKTLSFLLKSYKPQASEEVSQKSQSNDACLLPRPAFFMSWRRRIRKEDESLFFNGCDEAGLEVQHLGTRVYCIVPREVNC
- the LOC113694789 gene encoding uncharacterized protein isoform X2, with product MMRKLKNPIKISWRESTNSLEWGAGVLQELIIREFSFHQLNANLLWPGTFAFAEWLVQNRSWMAGRRVIELGSGTGALAIFLHKSFNLDITTSDYDDPDIEDNIAHNCRFNGIIPVLPHIKHSWGEIFPITNPDWNLVIASDILLYVKQYPNLIKTLSFLLKSYKPQASEEVSQKSQSNDACLLPRPAFFMSWRRRIRKEDESLFFNGCDEAGLEVQHLGTRVYCIVPREVNC
- the LOC113694789 gene encoding protein N-terminal and lysine N-methyltransferase efm7-like isoform X5 gives rise to the protein MMRKLKNPIKISWRESTNSLEWGAGVLQELIIREFSFHQLNANLLWPGTFAFAEWLVQNRSWMAGRRVIELGSGTGALAIFLHKSFNLDITTSDYDDPDIEDNIAHNCRFNGIIPVLPHIKHSWGEIFPITNPDWNLVIASDILLYACLLPRPAFFMSWRRRIRKEDESLFFNGCDEAGLEVQHLGTRVYCIVPREVNC